GTGAACTGCGTATGCGGAATTTTATAAGCGGCAACTCTACCACTGTAGGTCAATACCGCATCACTTCCAACGGAAGCCAGGAAGCACTCAAAACAGTGATGGAAGGCTCACAATGGAAAAAACGCTACGGCAAAATGCCGGAAGGAACCGGAATGGGTGTAGCCTGCGGATTTTTTATCAGCGGAAGCGCGCTTCCCATCATCTGGAATGAACTGCCGCAAAGTGTGGTGCATCTTAAAGTAGATTTTGATGGCCGGGTGGTGGTGTCTTCCGGTGCCAGCGATATTGGACAGGGCAGTGATACCATGCTGGCCATGGTGGTAAGCGAGGTACTGGGCATTGATTTAGAAAAAACCGCTGTGCTTGCCGCCGACACCCTGCTGACTCCCGTTGACATGGGAAGCTATTCCAGTCGTGTAACATTCATGGCCGGAAACGCAGCAAGAGAAGCGGCAGAGAATCTGCGCAATGAAATCGCCCATGCAGTAGCCAAAAAATTCCAGCTGCCTGTTGAAGAGATTGTTTTTGCTGACAATATGGTCTGCAGCAACGATCGAAAGGTGAAGATGACCTGGGAGGAAGCCATTGCTGTGGCTACGGCGGGACGGGGAGCACTCACAGTGAGCGGAAAGTATATCTCCCCGAAACTTGGCGGTGATTTTAAAGGCGCCGGTGCCGGACTGAGTCCCTCCTATTCTTTCGGGGCCTGTGTGGCCGAAGTAAAAGTGGATCTGGATACGGGCATCGTGAAGATTCTTAATGTTTGGGGAGCCCACGACTGCGGAAAGGCGCTGAATCCGCTTGCCGTAGAAGGACAGCTGGAAGGCTCATGGCATATGGGAATCGGTCAGGCTCTATCAGAGGAGATGAAATACCACAATGGCTTGTTGCTCAATAATAACTTTCTTGACTACCGCATACCGACCTCGCTTGACACACCTGACATCCATACACACATCATAGAAAGTCAGGATCCGGAAGGACCCTTCGGAGCAAAAGAATGCGGGGAGGGAGCTCTGCATCCGGTTATACCCGCCGTAGCGAATGCCATCTATAATGCCACCGGTGTCCGGATTACGCGGCTTCCGATTTCTCCGGAAGATATTCTCAGCAAACTAAGAGAAAAAAATTCACAGAATCCGATCTTAGAAAAAGCCTGATATGAGTCAAATAAAAACATACCTGACCCCTGTGCGTATTGAGGACGCCGTTCAAATGGCACATGAGAATGAATCTGATTTCAGATTCATTGCCGGCGGAACAGATGTAATGGTCAATAAGTTTCAGGGGAATGATGACACACGTTGCCTCATCGACATCACAGGTGTGGAGGAAATGCGGCAGATTCAGAAAACCGGTAAAAACCTCAAGATCGGATCGGTGGTTTCCCTTGAAGAACTCACCCGCCATCCGGAGATTGCCGCTAATGCCCCCTGGTTAAGTACCGCTGCGGCCGCTATTGCCAGTCCGGTGATCCGGAAAACGGCAACGGTTGGCGGAAATATTCTATGTGAAAACCGGTGTATTTTCTATAACCAAAGTGCCTGGTGGAGAGAAGCCGTAGGATTTTGCCTGAAATGCGAGGGAGATATCTGCATCGCTACCGGCGGCGCAAAAAAGTGCTTTTCACGCTTCGTTTCAGACCTGGCCATTCCGCTGATCAGCGTGAATGCGTCCGTAGAAGTGATTGAGTACGGAAGCAGTTACATTACCCCACTGGAAGATATTTATACCGGTGACGGACTGAAACCACACCACTTCAAAAAAACATCACTCATCAAGTCCATTCATATTCCGGCTCCGGAGGGAACAAAGGTTATTTTTAAGAAACTGAGAAAGAGGGAAAGCATGGAGTTCAGTTCTCTGACAACGGCCGTTGCACTTCAGCGTACCGGAAAAATAAAGCTGGTTCTGGGAGGCGTTGACCCCCGCCCCATCAGTGTTGAGGGGGTTGCCACAGAAAAGGATGAGCTGCTATCCGCAGTGCTCAAAAAAGCACGTATCGTGGACAATGATGTATTCAGCAGGGATTACCGCAAAAAAATGATCAGCGTTTTTATACAGCGAAGTTTTCATGAAATTGGACTTCTATGAATCATGATCCCGTACAATACCTCATGGATGAGCATGATATCATCCTGAAAGCGGTAAACACCCTGAAAGACCTGATTCGTTCACAGGAAAAGGATGAGCTGAAGGGAAACTCACTGCAAACACTGATCCTGTTCTTTCGCGAATATGCAGACCGTTATCATCATCACAAAGAGGAGGAGTTATTGTTTCCACTCTTAGGAGAAACTTCTCCCCTTCTGGAAGACGGCATCCTGAAGGAAATGCTGGAGCAACATGAGACCATGCGGGAAATGATGCGGGAAGCCTCCGCGAAGCTGCACAACGGAGATCTTTCCGGCGCACAGCAAAGTCTCGCGATTTACTCGGAAGCCCTGCTGGATCATATTGCTGTTGAGAACGACGAATTGTTCCAAATCGCAGCATCGCAACTCAGCAGCTCAGAGAAGGAAAAAATGTACTTCCGGTTTGAAGATATTGACCGTGAACTGGGAGAAACGCAAAAGCAGGATCTGGTACGTCAAATGGAACTGCTCGCCTCAGCGATCAGTCGGTAAGATTGGCGATGTGAACCAATGCATGGAAATCCAGAATACGGATCTTTTTTCCCACAATCTCAATGACCCCATTCTTCTGAAATTCCGATAATACCCGGATGGTGGTTTCTGTAGTTGTTCCCGCGATGGAACCAATGCTTTCCCTGGTGAGCACACAATTGAAAGTCGAATTGTCCGGCTCCAGTCCGATAAAATCTTTCAGCACCAGTAAAGTTTCCGCAATTCGCTCTTTCACATGTTTCTGGATCAGGTTCAGCGCTTTTTGCTCGGCTGCTTTTAAATCATTCGACAAGAGCCGTATTATCTGCTCGGCCAGCACCGGATTGCTTATTATCTTTAATTGAAAGGCGGACTTTGAAAAAAAACAGATCTGAGAATCCTCCAGTGCCGTGGCTGAAGCATGATAATGATCGTTGCTGAGAATGGCCCTGTAACCGATCACATTACCCTTCCGTGCCAGGCGAAGGATCTGCTCTTTCCCATCCTGTCCAAGTTTATGAATCTTTACTTTACCGGAATAAATGCAATAGAGACCCTGAGGATGATTCCCCTCATAAAAAATCATTTGGCCCTTCTTGTAATTGATCACAGTTTTCCCTTCCGACAAGGCCCCGAGTTCCGGCTTGGAAAGGGCGCAGAAAATGGACTGATGCGCTGATTCACAGCGGTCACAGGGTGGTATGTCCTTCAGAAAAACACTAGGCACGTCCAGGGCATTTGGTGGCACTAAGTTCCGTTATAATAACCCCTAAAAATATGACTTTTCTCAGGCTATGGCCTAGCCCGGATTCAGGGGGGCGAACTCTGAGGTGAAATGCCTCAGAAACTTCGGCTCGCGGATTATCTTGTAACCTGCTGTTTTTCCCTTACTTCTGAGCAGATTTCCGAAAACCTCGATAACGTATTCGATATGGCTTTGAGTATAAACCCGGCGGGGTATGGCCAGCCGGACCAGGTCCATCGGCGCAGGGATGAGCTGACCCTTCGGATCATACTTCCCAAACATCACTGAACCAATTTCTACCGATCGTATACCGCCTTCCAGATAGAGTTCGCATACGAGTGATTGTCCCGGGTACTCATGCACAGGAATGTGGGAGTAAAAAGCCCTGGCATCCACGTAAACGGCATGGCCCCCGGACGGCCTCATTACAGGAACGCCCATCTGATGCAGTTTCTCACCGAGGTAAGCTGTGCTCACGATCCGGTATTGAAGGTAATGCGGATCGAACACTTCTTTCAGACCGATCGCGATGGCTTCCATATCTCTGCCGGACAAACCACCATAGGTGGTAAATCCCTCGGTTATGATCAGCAGGTTTTTACATTTTTCTGCCAGGGTTTCGCTTCGCAGGGTGAGAAATCCGCCCATGTTCACCAACGCATCCTTCTTCAGACTCATCACGGCAGCATCGGCCAGAGAGAACATTTCCTGCGCAATGGCTTCATAGGATGAATTAGCGTATGCCTTTTCTCTCTCCTTTATGAAGTAGGCATTTTCCGCTACGCGGCAACAATCCAAAATAAAAAGCACGCCAAACTTTTTACAAATCGCTGCTACTTGCTTGGCATTTTCCATGCTCACGGGCTGCCCACCGCCACTGTTGTTTGTGACGGTAAGTATAACTCCGCCGATATTTTCCGCACCCCGCGCACGAATCTCTGACTCCAGCTTCGTACTATCCATATTCCCTTTGAAAGGATGGATCTCCTGGGGGCGAGATGATTCCGGCACTGCAATATCCAGTGCCTCCGCGCCGGTAAATTCAATATTTGCACGTGTAGTATCAAAATGCGTGTTGCTTAAAAAGCATTTTCCTTTCCCACCCAGTACCCCGTACAGAATCCGTTCCCCTGCCCTGCCCTGATGCGTAGGAAAAATATACGGCATCCCGGTAAGCTCCTTAATTGCTTTTTCCATCTTTTGCCAGCTGCGGGCGCCGGCATAGGATTCATCACCGTTCATAATACCCGCCCATTGCCCGGAACTCATGGCGGAAGTTCCGCTGTCTGTAAGAAAATCTATCATCACCTGCTCCGACTGAAGAAGAAAGGGGTTATAGTGGGCCTTCGCGAGATACCCTTCACGCTCCGAACGGTTAGAAATGCGGATCGGTTCCACCATTTTGATCCTGAACGGCTCAATAATCGTTTTATATTCCATGCTCAGTTGATTTCCAAATTTTCTTCCCCCCTGTCAGCGGGGTGTTGTCTGTCATTTTAATCCAGTCAGGACGTATGATCCACAGCTCGCCGGAAAACGCGCGCGCGAAAGGATAACGTCCGTAATAAGTGGATTGTGCTCTTTCCTTCTCCATATCCCTGGCAAGACTAAGCATTCCCGTGAACTGAATTCCTTTAATGATTCCCGGTAAACGGTTCTTCTCTACCACCGTTCCTGCCACCTGTGCATGCTTCAGGCCAACCTGTATATGATGCGTATGCAATTCCGATTTGAAAATTAAATACCCTGTTTCTTTCTGAAAGGCATAAAAACAGGAAGCGGCATAGGGTCGTCCGTCGTCCGACAAGGCAATCGTTAACTCACCCTGCACCGCCAGGAAGGAAATAATCTCCTTATCCATGGACAGGGTTTTTGCAGTTTCCACCGCCTGAAATTCCTACTCCTTCTCATATTCAGCAATGACACCGGTCATTCAAAAGGCCGAAAAACTGACAAGCATCAGGTTTTACTTTGTGTCCGGGGGCAGAATTTTGACCAATGTCATATCCTGCCACAAAAGGTCATAGGAACTTTGCGGGTCATGGGCAAAATCAGGATCCGGAAGCTCTATAAGTTTGAGGCAGCGCATTGTTTACACGGGCATGATGGTCCGTGCAAGAATATTCATGGTCATTCTTACCGGCTGAAGGTGGTGTTAGGTGGCGAACCCAGAACGGAGCCCGGGCATCCGAAGGATGGAATGCTGATTGATTTTTCTGAACTTGACCGGCTGATAGAAGGGTCGGTGCTTGCGCTGTTCGATCACGCCTTGATCCTGAATCAGTCGGATCCACTTGCATTGGGCAACATGGTTCGTTCCGTTGAAAAGGTTATTGTATTTCCCTTCCAGCCCACCTGCGAAAACCTGGTGTGTGAAATAGCCCGGAAACTTCAGCCGCTTTTACCTTCCCATGTAAAGCTGGAGCGGCTTGTGCTTTATGAAACTGCTAACGCTTCGGCTGAATGGATCCCCTGATCAAAAAATACAACGTTGCGGCTCCCAGGTACACGAGCTATCCGACCGTGCCCTACTGGGACAAGCAGGCTCCCCCGGTTGCAGAGTGGATCTTGCGTTTACGAAACTCGTTTGAGATCAGCAACGAAAAGGATGGCATCAGTGTATACATTCATCTTCCGTTTTGTGAAACACTTTGCACGTATTGTGCCTGCAACACACGAATAACGGTGAATCATGCCGTTGAGGTACCGTACATCGAAACGCTGTTGCGGGAATGGGAATTGTATCTTGAGGCATTGCCCGGAAAACCGGTTATCCGCGAGATCCATCTTGGAGGAGGCACCCCTACTTTTTTTCGCCCCGCGCATCTGCGCATGCTGATAGAAGGAATTATGCTGGGAGCGAAACATCATCCCGAGGCGGAATTCAGTTTTGAAGCGCATCCCGGCAATACAACCAGAGAGCACCTGGAAACGCTTTATCAGCTTGGTTTCCGGCGGGTGAGTTACGGCATTCAGGATTTTGACATCAAGGTGCAGGATGCGATTCACCGCATGCAGTCTATGGAGCAGGTACGGCAATCGGTAGAAATGGCCCGCCAATGCGGATATACATCTGTAAATTTTGATCTGATTTACGGGCTCCCGTTTCAAACAAGAGAGAGCATACGCACAACGGCGAACCATGTGCTGAACTTAGGACCCGACCGGATTGCTTTTTATTCTTACGCACACGTTCCATGGGTAAAACCCGGTCAAAGAAAGTTCACAGAAAAGGATCTTCCTGCAGACGAGGTAAAGCGTGAGCTTTATGAGATAGGACGGGAATTGTTTCAGAAGAACGGGTATTACGATATCGGGATGGATCACTTTTCTCTGGAACAGGACAGTCTCTTCCGGGCATCCTGCACAGGAAAGCTGCACCGTAATTTTATGGGATATACCCACAATTACACAAGGGTAATGATCGGGCTTGGTGTTTCCTCCATTTCCGACTGTTGGGATGCGTACGTTCAGAATTTAAAAACGGTGGAGGAATATGAGCAAACAGTACTGGCCGGAAAATTTCCTGTTCTCAGAGGACATCTCTTAGACGGGGAGGATCTTGTACTTCGCAAACATATTTTGAATATCATGTGCAGGTTCCGGACCTCCTGGGATCAGTCCAGAGACCAGTGTGAAGTTCTGCCGCTATGTATTGAACGGCTGGTACCACTTGAACGTGACGGACTGGTGCGGCTGGGTCCAAACAGTATGGAAGTAACACTTCGTGGGAGAACGTTTCTCCGAAATATCTGTATGGCGTTCGATGCGAAATTGTGGAGGGCGCTGCCAACTACACAGATCTTCAGTTCCGCAGTTTGATTTCCGTTTCGGAATAAGCAGCCGCATTAAAAGTAAGGGCGTTGAGTCCCTTCAGACCAGAATGAGAAAGTCTCTTTTTCAGCTCATTGTAATACTCCACGCCGGCTGCGAGATTTTCCGTGAAGCCTTTGCGGTCCCGCGGCTCCGACTGCTCCATATAATTCTTGTAGAGAGAAAACTCCTTTTCAAAAAAGTGCGGACGGAGAGGCGATAGAGGGATAGCTTTTCTGCCGTAGATATGATCCACCATTTCCTCCAATGTATAAGTGCCGGAAAAATATGCGAGATTGGGACCGGGGCAAATAGTTACCGCTTCCAGATTATGCGGTACCGGGATATTATTACACAGGAGGGCAGTAACAGAAAGTCCTTCACACAAACATTCCTTTTCCTCTATCTCCCGCATCATATTTTGCTTCTCCGTTTCACTTCCCGTTCCGCTCTGGATTTCCCGGCTCTTCTCATGAAGATACTGACGGGAAGAAACGCAGATGGGTTTATCCGTATATTCTGTGTTGAAGGACAAGAAACGCAGGTAGCACGGACTTCCGGGCCGGCCGGCCTGAATCCGCTCCTTGAGGTTCTTCTGTCCTGAGCTTTTCCGGAAATTATGGAAGGGCACTCCCAGCGGACTGGCATGGCTGATAAAATAATCTTCCGGTTTTGCCGCATTCAGATCAGCAATAGTACCGCGATCGACATTAGTGGCCTCCGGCACCAGAAGAAATGGACTTCCCCAGCCGGTTGAATCTGCGCCATAATATTCGCGCAGCAGATTGTCCTCAGCTGATGTACCAATTCCGCCCTGCACTGAGAGCCGGATGGTTTCATCCTCTGCCAGGGAAGGCTTTCCGAGGGTTTTAAGGGATTCATTACACAAACGGAACAACTCCGACTGAAGCCGCTCTCTTCCGGCAAGAAATTCTTCCAGAATCGGCCCCAGGAGCAAACCGTTGGTTGGAAATGCGTGCCCGCCGCAATTGAGGCCCGACTCCACTCTGAATTCGGAAACCCAAATTCCCTTTTTTGCCAGGAATCTTCCCTGAATATCGGCGGAACGGAAATCACTTACCTTAAGAATGATTCGTTTATTAATTTTCCCGTTCTTATCCGGAAAGAAGTCATCAAAGCCGGTGATGAATGAATACAGCCTGGGGTTCATACCCGCAGAGAGCACCACAGAAGAGCGGAGTGTGCTCATGCCAAAACCTTTGAGTGCGGCTGCAGCCAGTGAATATTCATAGGGGAGCACCTTACCCTCACGGTCGAAGGCCGGGGAGTCGATCTTGGTCATGATATTCACATCGATTGAACCCGGGGTAATAAATTCACGAAGGGCATCCTCTTCCGTTTTCCTCTTATTCCCGGTAAGATCAAGCAAGCTCATAAAGCGCTCGCGCAATTCGTGTCCGGAGGGCAGCATTCTGAAATACTTCATGATTTCCCTTCCCTCTTCGAAGGGTTCCATGCGCAGGCGGTTAAGCTGCTCGTCCACCATCTTTTTTAGAAGGTCGAGGTATTCCCTTACTCTTTTCCAGCGGTGGTCGGGATCTGATCCCGGAATAGGTTCATACGATTCCCGGCGCTGCTCCAGGTAATACTTTCGCATTTGCTCGAGCAGCTGATCCTGAATAATGGACACCACGGAATTGATTCCGAAGCGGGCTACTTTTACCGGTGTATCTACCGTGTAGCCCAAGCCCATTACCGGAATATGAAACGTATGTGGGGAAATCGCCTGCATACCGACCCTGCCTTAAAAAGGGTAATCCTGCAAAGTTAACGGTATTTGTCACATATCTATGTGACAAGTTTTATTCCCTTAGGCCTATCCGCACTTGGAACTACCACAGTTCTTGCACTTTACGCATCCCTCCTCATAAACCAGTCCGTCCGGGCTTTCACATTCGCTGCATCTTCTGTCTGCAGCCTTGGTGCCATCGGGGATGAATTTCTTGAGGGCGCGCTCAACGCCACTTCTCCAGGTATTGATATTTTCGTTATAGAGATGCAGGTTTTCGATCAGATCCACCACATGAGGTAATGGCATACCATGGCGGAGGATGCCTGAAAGCAGTTTTGCATAGTTCCAATACTCCTTATTGAATGAACGGGAGAGACCTTCAATTGTTACGCGGTATCCCTCCTTATCCATGAACTGGAAATCGTACCTCTTTTTTCCATCCTCACCCGAATTCTTGATAATCCATCCTTTATCTACCCAGGATGGGATGCTGAAGGAATCCTCTGCTCTTCCTGTGAAAATCTCGTAGGGGCGGTTATTCAGTATTCCCACCACAGCGATCCACTTCTCGTCGTGGTTCATGAAACGCACAACAGACGCATCCAGTGTTTTGGGGCGCTTCGGGGGACGGGTTTCTACAATTTCCTGCGTGGTTTCCTTCTTCTTTTTATCGGTAGCCACAAGAACGCCACTGCGCGATCCCTCGCGGTAAACGGTGATTCCCTTAAGTCCGTTCTTCCAGGCCTCCATATAGATATCTCCTACTTTTTCCACAGACACATCTTCCGGGAGGTTGATTGTAGAGGAAATAGAATGGGTGGTGTACTTCTGCACCACAGCTTGCAGAAGTACACGCTTTTCCCAATCAATTTCAGGGGCGGTAGATCCGAAATACGGGCTTTGGGAGATGTCCTCCTGCCCGGTTACATCCATCCATGTTTTCACTTTCGGATGATAGACGGTAAATTCCTGCCAGGAGTCTCCCATTTTATCTACAAAATCTACCCGCCCGTTCTTCTCCTGTGGGTTAACCTTGCGGCGGCGCTTGTAGGAGAGCATAAAGACGGGTTCGAGTCCTGAGGACGAACGTGCCAGAATGCTCAATGTGCCGGTAGGAGCCACCGTACTGATGGAAATGTTTCTTCTGCCGTGCTTCATCATGCGCTGGCAGAGTTCGGGGAACTCATCCTGCATCATGCTGATGAATTCAGAGTTTTTCTCGATAGCAGGGCTGAATCCTTCGAATTTCCCGCGTTCGATCGCCATATCAATGGAGCTGTTGAACTCCGCCTCACACTTCGCACGCATGATCTTATCTACTTCCTTGAGGGCTTCATCCGAGTCGAATTTCATTCCAAGCGCTGCCAGGGTATCTCCCAGTGCAGTAAAGCCGAGTCCGGTTCTGCGCCCCTTCTTTCCGGAATTATAGAGAAGCTCCCAGGTTTGTTTCTCCACCATTTTGATAAAGTCGGGTTCAGGATCCTGATCCACTTTGCCGAGGATTCGTTCTACGGCTTCCAGCTCCAGATCAACCAGATCATCCATCAGGCGCTGGGCCTCATAGGTTACTTCAGCGAATTTCTTGTAATTGAACTTCGCCTTGTTGGAGAAAGGTTTTTCTACAAAACTGTACAGATTAATCGCAATCAACCTGCAGCTGTCGCCACCCTGCATGGCAATTTCAGAACAGGGGTTGGTAGAAACGTTCTTGAAACCGGGATACACGGAAGAGGTGGAATAATGATGCTGACGATCCCAGAAGATAAGTCCGGGTTCAGCTGTATTGTGCGCACACTTCACAATCGAGTTCCACAAATCCCTTGCATCAACCATTTTCACGTATTGCGGCTGCTGGGAATCTATCGGCCAGCGCAGCTTGAACTCTTTACCTTCCGCAACTGCCTTCATGAACTCATCGGAAAGGCGAATGGAAATGTTGGCACCCGTAACTTTTGAAAGGTCCTGTTTAACTGTGATGAACTGCTCCACATCGGGGTGAGCGATATCCAGGGTAATCATCAGTGCTCCGCGGCGGCCATTCTGTGCTACTTCGCGGGTGGTGTTGGAGAAACGCTCCATAAATGAAACGGCTCCCGTGGTGGTTCCTGCCGAATTGGACACGCCCATACCGGCCGGACGAAGGGTAGACAGATCCACCCCTACCCCGCAGCGTCGCTTGAACAACTGTGCCATCTGCTGGTCAGTGAAAAATATTCCTCCGTAGGAATCAAATATTTCGGGAAGCACAATACAATTGGAAAGGGAAGCAATCTGGTGGGGATTACCCAACGACGACATCACGCTGCCCTGCGGCACAACATATTTAAAGTCTTTAAATAACTCGTAGATCTTCTTCTCCGTAAGCTCTCCGCGCTCCTGCCCGTATGCAGAAAGATTCTTTATATCGCCATTCAGTGAAGCTTTGGATTTGTATTTCCGCTCAATGCGACCAAACTCGCTGGCCATTCTCAAATGCATATCATCCGGAATGATCTCCAGAAAGTATCCCATGTTGTCTTTCATGGCATACTTATTCATCCAGGTGGTAGCTGCCAGTTCATCTCCGTTAAAATATTCTATACATGCCGCTAAAACCTCTTCATAGGTGTAATGTTGTGTCTTCTTACTTGCGGTTCTCCGTTGCATCTCAGCGGTCAATACTTCCATAAATTCTAATTTTTTTTGGGATTAAGGTTTTTGTGATTTGTTCTGCGACGAAATTAGATCGCAAAAAAATTGGAACGATTTCCAAACTTTTAACATTGCCAAGTTGTTTTGAACAAGTCACCTTCCATATACCCCTTTTAGTATGATAATCATATAGTTACGTATTCACCTCAGTTTACAGGTTTGGGCGTGTTTGCACGAAAACGGACAAAACAAATTGTTTATAAAATTGCTGAAAAAAAAATGAAATTAATGTACGAGGCGTGGATGTGCAGACTTCAGTGATGTCCTTGCGGTAATAAAGCTTGTTGCTTTCTGCGTTCTTTTTCCTCCAGGATCAGCCTCAACTCCCGTCCCATCTGTCCTGCGATTGCGGTGTTCTCTTCCGCTCTCCGGATCAGGTAAGGGATAACGGACTTCACGGGGCCGTAAGGAACGTATTTCGTTACGTTATAACCTTTATCTGCCAGGTTATAGGTAATGTGATCGCTCATTCCATACAACTGGGAGGAGTACACGTTAGGATGGTTATTAGGTATTCCGAGCTCCGCCATCTTCCGCACAAGAAACAATGTGCTGGCCTCATTGTGTGTTCCCGCACACAGGGTAATCAGATCTACATTACGCAGACATATCTCCACGGCTTTATCAAAATCGGTATCTGCTCCTTCTTTGGAAGTGTGGATGGGTGAACGGTAGCCCTTCTCCGCAGCCCGGTTGTTTTCCTTTTCCATGTAAGCGCCCCTTACCAGCTTGATCCCGATTCGGAAATTCCCGGAACGGGCCCGTGCGATC
Above is a genomic segment from Bacteroidia bacterium containing:
- a CDS encoding hemerythrin domain-containing protein, producing MNHDPVQYLMDEHDIILKAVNTLKDLIRSQEKDELKGNSLQTLILFFREYADRYHHHKEEELLFPLLGETSPLLEDGILKEMLEQHETMREMMREASAKLHNGDLSGAQQSLAIYSEALLDHIAVENDELFQIAASQLSSSEKEKMYFRFEDIDRELGETQKQDLVRQMELLASAISR
- the hemN gene encoding oxygen-independent coproporphyrinogen III oxidase — protein: MDPLIKKYNVAAPRYTSYPTVPYWDKQAPPVAEWILRLRNSFEISNEKDGISVYIHLPFCETLCTYCACNTRITVNHAVEVPYIETLLREWELYLEALPGKPVIREIHLGGGTPTFFRPAHLRMLIEGIMLGAKHHPEAEFSFEAHPGNTTREHLETLYQLGFRRVSYGIQDFDIKVQDAIHRMQSMEQVRQSVEMARQCGYTSVNFDLIYGLPFQTRESIRTTANHVLNLGPDRIAFYSYAHVPWVKPGQRKFTEKDLPADEVKRELYEIGRELFQKNGYYDIGMDHFSLEQDSLFRASCTGKLHRNFMGYTHNYTRVMIGLGVSSISDCWDAYVQNLKTVEEYEQTVLAGKFPVLRGHLLDGEDLVLRKHILNIMCRFRTSWDQSRDQCEVLPLCIERLVPLERDGLVRLGPNSMEVTLRGRTFLRNICMAFDAKLWRALPTTQIFSSAV
- a CDS encoding tryptophanase, which gives rise to MEYKTIIEPFRIKMVEPIRISNRSEREGYLAKAHYNPFLLQSEQVMIDFLTDSGTSAMSSGQWAGIMNGDESYAGARSWQKMEKAIKELTGMPYIFPTHQGRAGERILYGVLGGKGKCFLSNTHFDTTRANIEFTGAEALDIAVPESSRPQEIHPFKGNMDSTKLESEIRARGAENIGGVILTVTNNSGGGQPVSMENAKQVAAICKKFGVLFILDCCRVAENAYFIKEREKAYANSSYEAIAQEMFSLADAAVMSLKKDALVNMGGFLTLRSETLAEKCKNLLIITEGFTTYGGLSGRDMEAIAIGLKEVFDPHYLQYRIVSTAYLGEKLHQMGVPVMRPSGGHAVYVDARAFYSHIPVHEYPGQSLVCELYLEGGIRSVEIGSVMFGKYDPKGQLIPAPMDLVRLAIPRRVYTQSHIEYVIEVFGNLLRSKGKTAGYKIIREPKFLRHFTSEFAPLNPG
- a CDS encoding FAD binding domain-containing protein — encoded protein: MSQIKTYLTPVRIEDAVQMAHENESDFRFIAGGTDVMVNKFQGNDDTRCLIDITGVEEMRQIQKTGKNLKIGSVVSLEELTRHPEIAANAPWLSTAAAAIASPVIRKTATVGGNILCENRCIFYNQSAWWREAVGFCLKCEGDICIATGGAKKCFSRFVSDLAIPLISVNASVEVIEYGSSYITPLEDIYTGDGLKPHHFKKTSLIKSIHIPAPEGTKVIFKKLRKRESMEFSSLTTAVALQRTGKIKLVLGGVDPRPISVEGVATEKDELLSAVLKKARIVDNDVFSRDYRKKMISVFIQRSFHEIGLL
- a CDS encoding 6-carboxytetrahydropterin synthase, whose amino-acid sequence is MGKIRIRKLYKFEAAHCLHGHDGPCKNIHGHSYRLKVVLGGEPRTEPGHPKDGMLIDFSELDRLIEGSVLALFDHALILNQSDPLALGNMVRSVEKVIVFPFQPTCENLVCEIARKLQPLLPSHVKLERLVLYETANASAEWIP
- a CDS encoding adenosylcobalamin-dependent ribonucleoside-diphosphate reductase, which produces MQRRTASKKTQHYTYEEVLAACIEYFNGDELAATTWMNKYAMKDNMGYFLEIIPDDMHLRMASEFGRIERKYKSKASLNGDIKNLSAYGQERGELTEKKIYELFKDFKYVVPQGSVMSSLGNPHQIASLSNCIVLPEIFDSYGGIFFTDQQMAQLFKRRCGVGVDLSTLRPAGMGVSNSAGTTTGAVSFMERFSNTTREVAQNGRRGALMITLDIAHPDVEQFITVKQDLSKVTGANISIRLSDEFMKAVAEGKEFKLRWPIDSQQPQYVKMVDARDLWNSIVKCAHNTAEPGLIFWDRQHHYSTSSVYPGFKNVSTNPCSEIAMQGGDSCRLIAINLYSFVEKPFSNKAKFNYKKFAEVTYEAQRLMDDLVDLELEAVERILGKVDQDPEPDFIKMVEKQTWELLYNSGKKGRRTGLGFTALGDTLAALGMKFDSDEALKEVDKIMRAKCEAEFNSSIDMAIERGKFEGFSPAIEKNSEFISMMQDEFPELCQRMMKHGRRNISISTVAPTGTLSILARSSSGLEPVFMLSYKRRRKVNPQEKNGRVDFVDKMGDSWQEFTVYHPKVKTWMDVTGQEDISQSPYFGSTAPEIDWEKRVLLQAVVQKYTTHSISSTINLPEDVSVEKVGDIYMEAWKNGLKGITVYREGSRSGVLVATDKKKKETTQEIVETRPPKRPKTLDASVVRFMNHDEKWIAVVGILNNRPYEIFTGRAEDSFSIPSWVDKGWIIKNSGEDGKKRYDFQFMDKEGYRVTIEGLSRSFNKEYWNYAKLLSGILRHGMPLPHVVDLIENLHLYNENINTWRSGVERALKKFIPDGTKAADRRCSECESPDGLVYEEGCVKCKNCGSSKCG
- a CDS encoding Crp/Fnr family transcriptional regulator, whose protein sequence is MPPNALDVPSVFLKDIPPCDRCESAHQSIFCALSKPELGALSEGKTVINYKKGQMIFYEGNHPQGLYCIYSGKVKIHKLGQDGKEQILRLARKGNVIGYRAILSNDHYHASATALEDSQICFFSKSAFQLKIISNPVLAEQIIRLLSNDLKAAEQKALNLIQKHVKERIAETLLVLKDFIGLEPDNSTFNCVLTRESIGSIAGTTTETTIRVLSEFQKNGVIEIVGKKIRILDFHALVHIANLTD